In Methanothermus fervidus DSM 2088, a single genomic region encodes these proteins:
- a CDS encoding peptidase S16, Lon-like protease (COGs: COG1067 ATP-dependent protease~InterPro IPR003593: IPR001984: IPR004663: IPR020568: IPR 011704: IPR008269~KEGG: mth:MTH785 ATP-dependent protease Lon~PFAM: peptidase S16 lon domain protein; ATPase associated with various cellular activities AAA_5~SMART: AAA ATPase~SPTR: O26878 Putative protease La homolog type 1~TIGRFAM: peptidase S16, Lon-like protease~PFAM: Magnesium chelatase, subunit ChlI; Sigma-54 interaction domain; Lon protease (S16) C-terminal proteolytic domain~TIGRFAM: lon-related putative ATP-dependent protease): MIKIVGGIDLKMSEFEYKTTKDVKVPKRLIDQVIGQEEAVETIKKAAKQKRNVLLIGEPGTGKSMLAQAMAELLPREQLEDILVYPNPEDPNNPKVSVVPAGEGKKIVMNYKRRARAQEEKKNSLMLFLIITIIFMGIITKEFLASIIAAALVFLAMQHIKTKESVQVPKLLVNNENRKKAPFVDATGAHAGALLGDVRHDPYQSGGLGTPAHERVEPGMIHRAHKGVLFIDEISTLKMKTQQELLTAMQEKKYAITGQSETSSGAMVRSEAVPCDFVLVAAGNLDALKGMHPALRSRIRGYGYEVYMRNTMPDTPENRKKLVQFIAQEVKKDGKIPHFDRGAIDEIIREARRRAGKKGMLTLKLRDLGGLIRAAGDVARSENSKLVRREHVIKAKKHARTLEQQIADRYIENRKRYSVFKSKGYEIGRVNGLAVIGDRSGIVLPIAAEAVPSQSKEEGRIIATGKLGKIAKEAVQNVSALIKKYTGRDISNYDIHIQFLQTYEGVEGDSASVSVAAAVISALENIPVDQSVALTGSLSVRGEVLPVGGVTSKIEAAAEAGIKKVLIPKSNYKDVMIEKHYEDKVEIVPVETLGEVLEHVLVGKKKKTLIEKMQKVGSIIPKDMTKAIPH; encoded by the coding sequence TTGATAAAAATTGTAGGAGGCATAGATCTAAAAATGTCAGAATTTGAATATAAAACAACAAAAGATGTTAAAGTTCCTAAGAGGCTAATAGATCAGGTTATAGGGCAAGAAGAAGCTGTTGAGACAATTAAAAAGGCTGCAAAACAAAAAAGAAATGTATTATTAATTGGTGAGCCCGGAACTGGTAAATCAATGCTTGCGCAGGCCATGGCAGAACTATTGCCACGTGAACAATTAGAAGACATTTTAGTGTATCCAAATCCCGAAGATCCAAACAATCCAAAGGTTAGCGTGGTACCTGCTGGTGAAGGAAAAAAGATTGTAATGAATTATAAAAGAAGAGCAAGAGCTCAAGAAGAAAAGAAAAACTCGCTCATGTTATTTTTAATCATCACAATCATATTCATGGGTATAATAACAAAAGAGTTCTTAGCGAGTATAATAGCTGCTGCATTAGTATTTTTAGCCATGCAACATATAAAAACTAAAGAATCTGTTCAAGTGCCAAAATTATTGGTTAATAATGAAAATAGAAAAAAAGCACCATTTGTAGATGCTACGGGTGCTCATGCTGGAGCATTGTTAGGTGATGTAAGACATGATCCATATCAATCCGGAGGTTTAGGTACTCCAGCCCATGAAAGAGTTGAACCAGGAATGATTCATAGAGCACATAAGGGAGTTCTTTTCATTGATGAAATAAGTACTTTAAAAATGAAAACACAACAAGAATTATTGACAGCGATGCAAGAAAAAAAATATGCAATAACTGGCCAAAGTGAGACCAGTAGTGGTGCAATGGTAAGATCAGAAGCAGTACCTTGTGATTTTGTGTTAGTTGCTGCAGGTAATTTAGATGCATTAAAAGGAATGCATCCAGCCCTACGTTCAAGAATTCGTGGATATGGATATGAAGTTTATATGCGAAATACAATGCCAGATACTCCTGAAAATAGAAAAAAACTCGTTCAGTTTATAGCTCAAGAAGTTAAAAAAGATGGAAAAATTCCACATTTTGACAGAGGAGCAATTGATGAAATAATAAGAGAAGCAAGGAGAAGGGCAGGTAAAAAAGGCATGCTAACACTTAAATTAAGAGATTTAGGTGGTTTAATAAGAGCAGCTGGAGACGTTGCTAGAAGTGAAAACTCAAAATTAGTTAGAAGAGAACACGTAATTAAAGCTAAAAAACATGCCAGAACATTAGAACAGCAAATAGCTGACAGATACATAGAAAATAGAAAAAGATACAGTGTTTTCAAATCTAAAGGTTATGAAATAGGTCGTGTAAATGGTTTAGCTGTAATAGGTGATAGAAGTGGAATAGTATTACCAATAGCTGCGGAAGCTGTACCATCACAAAGTAAAGAAGAAGGAAGAATAATTGCCACTGGTAAATTAGGCAAAATTGCAAAAGAAGCCGTACAAAATGTTAGTGCACTCATCAAAAAATATACAGGAAGAGATATTTCTAACTATGATATTCACATACAATTCTTACAAACCTATGAAGGGGTTGAAGGTGATAGTGCTAGTGTATCAGTTGCAGCTGCAGTGATTTCTGCTCTTGAAAATATACCTGTAGATCAGTCAGTTGCACTTACAGGATCATTAAGTGTTAGAGGGGAAGTGTTACCTGTTGGAGGTGTAACTAGCAAAATAGAGGCTGCAGCTGAGGCTGGTATTAAGAAAGTATTAATTCCAAAATCTAACTATAAAGATGTAATGATTGAAAAACACTATGAAGATAAAGTCGAAATTGTACCAGTTGAGACACTTGGGGAAGTCTTGGAACATGTGCTTGTAGGTAAAAAGAAAAAAACATTAATAGAGAAAATGCAAAAAGTTGGTAGTATTATTCCAAAAGACATGACAAAGGCTATCCCTCATTGA
- a CDS encoding ABC-2 type transporter (COGs: COG1668 ABC-type Na+ efflux pump permease component~InterPro IPR013525~KEGG: mth:MTH1372 hypothetical protein~PFAM: ABC-2 type transporter~SPTR: O27425 Putative uncharacterized protein~PFAM: ABC-2 type transporter), with product MSVIPLIKKETKDIIFNRLYIFMVLLQIFIIVGAFLLSLAFAATTDPQVIDKIGLKDLLSVGLADSLRGSSLDNYIKSQNLNTIYYKTLEEGRKALGSKIIAFVYEKNGNINVELDYGNVFSPVVSQKINKAIEKYRVDAMLNKYNIKLKSVRLNEHYIDNNSLPFLLQSPTFVKMMYVFIIPLVLFLPYFMALDIITDTIVGEKERKTFEILLMAPLPEYKIILGKITPILLFSTVQACAWMILLQILKLPIYNQFYVITFLFICGMGLIGAGLLISMVVESTKESNTAMTLLLSLITFIFFIPLFTKVPVLSQFSDYIPTIILIKTFSNPTLKEEVIFDSIPTLIFSLLIIIISVEIFKHQKVIRL from the coding sequence ATGAGCGTTATTCCTCTAATCAAAAAAGAAACAAAAGATATTATTTTTAATCGCCTTTATATTTTCATGGTGCTATTACAAATATTCATAATAGTAGGTGCCTTTCTACTTTCTCTTGCGTTTGCTGCAACTACTGATCCTCAAGTAATTGACAAAATAGGATTAAAAGATTTATTAAGCGTAGGATTAGCAGATTCATTACGTGGGTCTTCCTTAGATAATTATATTAAGTCACAAAATTTAAACACAATTTATTATAAGACATTAGAGGAAGGTAGAAAAGCATTAGGTTCTAAGATAATTGCATTTGTTTATGAAAAAAATGGTAACATTAATGTTGAATTAGATTACGGGAATGTATTTTCTCCTGTTGTGTCACAAAAAATCAATAAAGCAATAGAAAAATATAGAGTAGATGCAATGCTAAATAAATATAACATAAAATTAAAATCTGTAAGGCTAAACGAACATTATATTGACAATAATTCTTTACCTTTTTTACTACAAAGTCCAACTTTTGTTAAAATGATGTATGTTTTTATTATACCTTTAGTTCTTTTTCTTCCATATTTCATGGCATTAGATATTATAACTGACACGATAGTAGGTGAAAAAGAAAGAAAAACCTTTGAAATTTTACTGATGGCACCACTACCTGAATATAAAATTATTCTTGGAAAAATAACGCCAATATTATTATTTTCTACGGTCCAAGCATGTGCGTGGATGATTTTACTCCAAATTTTAAAACTTCCAATCTACAATCAATTTTATGTAATTACATTTTTGTTTATCTGTGGTATGGGACTTATAGGTGCTGGATTACTGATATCTATGGTTGTTGAAAGTACAAAGGAATCTAACACTGCCATGACATTATTATTATCTTTAATAACTTTTATATTTTTTATACCACTGTTTACAAAAGTGCCAGTTCTTTCTCAGTTTTCTGATTACATTCCTACAATAATTTTAATTAAAACTTTTTCAAATCCAACATTAAAAGAGGAAGTGATTTTTGATTCGATTCCAACTTTAATCTTTTCTCTTTTAATCATTATTATTTCAGTAGAAATTTTTAAACATCAAAAAGTAATAAGGTTGTGA
- a CDS encoding ribose-phosphate pyrophosphokinase (COGs: COG0462 Phosphoribosylpyrophosphate synthetase~InterPro IPR005946: IPR000836~KEGG: mth:MTH784 ribose-phosphate pyrophosphokinase~PFAM: phosphoribosyltransferase~PRIAM: Ribose-phosphate diphosphokinase~SPTR: O26877 Ribose-phosphate pyrophosphokinase~TIGRFAM: ribose-phosphate pyrophosphokinase~PFAM: Phosphoribosyl transferase domain~TIGRFAM: ribose-phosphate pyrophosphokinase), with protein MIIGGSASQKLAADIANILNEKLGNLEIKKFPDGEKYIRFNDDIEDEITIVQSTGYPQDENLIELFLIAKNLKSLGCKKVRAVIPYLAYSRQDKRFKKGEAISISIIANLIESSGIDEVITVNLHEEKIVEFFNIPVKNLSAMPLLAEYFKDIVNNPIVVAPDEGALQHAKEVAKILDCEYDYLKKKRISPDKVSTEIKEINVKNKDVILVDDIISTGGTIINASKILKNEKAKNIFVGCVHPVLVGDALMKIYLSGVKEIVGTDTLSSPISKVSVAPLLANTLK; from the coding sequence TTGATAATAGGTGGTTCTGCATCACAAAAATTGGCTGCAGACATTGCAAACATTCTAAATGAAAAATTAGGTAACTTAGAGATTAAAAAATTCCCAGATGGTGAGAAGTACATACGATTTAATGATGATATTGAGGATGAGATAACAATTGTCCAATCTACAGGTTATCCTCAAGATGAAAACTTAATTGAATTATTTCTAATAGCAAAAAACCTTAAAAGTTTGGGTTGTAAAAAAGTTAGGGCAGTTATTCCATATTTGGCTTATAGTAGACAAGATAAAAGATTTAAGAAAGGAGAGGCCATTTCCATATCAATTATTGCAAACTTAATAGAATCATCAGGAATAGATGAAGTTATTACAGTAAATCTTCATGAAGAGAAAATAGTGGAATTCTTTAATATTCCAGTCAAAAATTTGTCTGCAATGCCCTTACTAGCCGAATATTTTAAAGATATTGTGAACAATCCTATTGTGGTTGCCCCTGATGAGGGCGCATTGCAACATGCCAAAGAAGTGGCTAAAATACTTGATTGCGAATATGATTATTTGAAAAAAAAGCGTATATCCCCGGATAAAGTCTCAACAGAAATTAAAGAAATAAATGTAAAAAATAAGGATGTGATATTAGTTGATGATATCATAAGTACTGGAGGTACTATTATCAATGCTTCAAAGATTTTAAAAAATGAAAAAGCTAAAAATATATTTGTTGGTTGTGTTCATCCTGTACTTGTTGGTGATGCATTGATGAAGATATATTTGAGTGGTGTAAAAGAAATTGTAGGTACTGATACGTTGTCATCCCCTATAAGTAAAGTATCAGTTGCTCCTCTTTTAGCTAATACATTAAAATAG